From the Alloalcanivorax dieselolei B5 genome, one window contains:
- a CDS encoding DUF58 domain-containing protein, whose product MRPGSRLLLLLLCWAALSLLPVLAAAFASGWRDSALLVWVLAGLALALWAVLDARRLSARPAPAAERSLPAALSVGVPQTITLRLSGGRPGEIWNLADHHPDDDSHTGLPREVALAADITEVRYRYRPSRRGPVTFGDIEVWLPSPARLWQGRRRVAATRTVPVYPDFSPIARAALAVDKSQLRFGNRQQPRRGQGLEFHELREYQPGDSPRRIDWKASARRRHLITRHYQDEQNQSLWVLLDAGRRMKLPVGDLTLFDHGLNATLLLAWSALRQGDRVGSLLFSRDTPRWLAPVHGPSGIQTLLKGFYDVHPQEHASDFSQAARYFHGRWQRRSLVVLVSRLHPEDSDDLLAAVTLLSRRHLVMVADIRLPEQEALHQAPVQDLDDALRLAADAQEQEHRRALHVRLRRAGANVVATTPERLAERLGQTYLALKRAGRL is encoded by the coding sequence ATGAGACCCGGGTCGCGCCTGCTGTTGCTGCTGCTGTGCTGGGCGGCGCTGAGCCTGCTGCCGGTGCTGGCGGCGGCCTTCGCCTCCGGATGGCGCGACAGCGCCCTGCTGGTCTGGGTGCTGGCCGGTCTGGCGCTGGCGTTATGGGCGGTGCTGGACGCCCGGCGCTTGAGCGCGCGCCCGGCGCCAGCCGCCGAGCGCTCACTGCCCGCCGCCCTGTCGGTGGGGGTGCCGCAGACCATCACTTTGCGTCTGAGCGGCGGGCGACCCGGTGAGATCTGGAATCTGGCCGATCATCACCCCGATGACGACAGTCACACCGGCCTGCCGCGGGAAGTGGCCCTGGCGGCGGACATCACCGAGGTCCGCTACCGTTACCGTCCCTCCCGGCGCGGCCCGGTGACGTTCGGCGACATCGAAGTGTGGCTGCCGTCCCCGGCGCGCCTGTGGCAGGGCCGCCGCCGGGTGGCCGCCACCCGTACCGTGCCGGTGTATCCGGACTTTTCCCCCATCGCCCGGGCGGCCCTGGCGGTGGATAAAAGCCAGCTGCGCTTCGGCAACCGCCAGCAGCCGCGCCGCGGCCAGGGCCTGGAATTCCACGAATTGCGGGAATACCAGCCCGGCGACAGCCCGCGCCGCATCGACTGGAAAGCCAGCGCCCGCCGCCGTCATCTGATCACCCGTCACTACCAGGATGAACAGAACCAGAGCCTGTGGGTACTGCTCGATGCCGGGCGACGAATGAAGCTGCCGGTGGGCGATCTGACCCTGTTCGACCACGGGCTCAACGCCACTTTGCTGCTGGCCTGGTCGGCACTGCGGCAGGGCGACCGGGTGGGCAGCCTGCTGTTCTCCCGGGACACGCCACGCTGGCTGGCGCCGGTGCACGGCCCCAGTGGCATCCAGACCCTGCTGAAAGGCTTCTACGACGTGCATCCCCAGGAGCACGCCAGCGACTTCAGCCAGGCCGCCCGCTATTTCCACGGCCGCTGGCAACGCCGCTCCCTGGTGGTGCTGGTCAGCCGGCTGCACCCGGAGGACAGCGACGATCTGCTCGCTGCCGTCACGCTGCTGAGCCGGCGCCACCTGGTGATGGTGGCGGACATCCGCCTGCCCGAGCAGGAAGCCCTGCACCAGGCGCCAGTCCAGGACCTGGACGATGCCCTGCGGCTGGCGGCGGACGCCCAGGAACAGGAACACCGGAGAGCCCTGCACGTGCGCCTGCGCCGCGCCGGCGCCAACGTGGTCGCCACCACCCCGGAACGCCTCGCCGAACGCCTGGGACAGACCTATCTGGCGTTGAAACGGGCGGGGAGACTGTGA
- a CDS encoding DUF4350 domain-containing protein: MKRWWPYLVLVLLVALVAGYFLATVPVQYAAPASPDASVRNNPYLAAQQLLDHWGRPSRRIFSTRALFPLPDTDTTLILDGDRGSLGYERQLDLLNWVHDGGNLIIAARYLPPSSGWFAEEETEQDESEQQRRDPDSLLSLFEVEVEALPREDNEEDPLALLFDRFRPMEDWFLEYCLSGDASKERLHQCEVLTCQAPQHWQPPAATHNLGDQPRLLQSETPIRLLYTPLPIDDSTGEPTQVLEASASNEAGETLLRFRVGGGTVTVLTELGLWDNQHLHHFDHARLLADLTARGPVWFVRGIDIPPLPIWLWERFWPLILALVLALAFWLWRRLPRRGPLWRDPARQHTDYLGHLRAIGHFHWRTGQSDRLLASLRQQIQRRIALQHADPVKALALTAKRLDIPEHTLSQALEQTPADRAQCVAMVALLQQVRQRIRSQP; encoded by the coding sequence ATGAAGCGCTGGTGGCCCTATCTGGTGCTGGTGCTGCTGGTGGCGCTGGTGGCGGGCTACTTCCTGGCCACGGTACCGGTGCAATACGCCGCGCCGGCCTCACCGGACGCCAGCGTGCGCAATAATCCGTACCTCGCCGCACAACAGCTGCTGGACCACTGGGGGCGGCCCAGCCGCCGCATCTTCAGCACCCGCGCCCTGTTTCCGTTGCCGGACACCGATACCACCCTGATCCTCGATGGCGACCGTGGCTCGCTGGGCTACGAGCGGCAATTGGATCTGCTCAACTGGGTTCACGACGGCGGCAATCTGATCATTGCCGCGCGCTACCTGCCGCCCTCCAGCGGCTGGTTCGCCGAGGAGGAAACGGAACAGGACGAAAGCGAGCAACAGCGCCGCGATCCGGACTCGCTGCTGTCCCTGTTCGAGGTGGAGGTAGAGGCCCTGCCCCGCGAGGATAATGAAGAAGACCCGCTGGCCCTGCTGTTCGACCGTTTCCGGCCGATGGAAGACTGGTTTCTGGAGTATTGCCTTAGTGGTGATGCCTCCAAGGAGCGGCTGCATCAATGCGAGGTCCTCACCTGTCAGGCACCGCAACACTGGCAGCCGCCGGCGGCGACCCACAATCTGGGCGACCAGCCCCGGCTGCTGCAGAGCGAGACGCCGATACGGCTGCTTTACACCCCCCTGCCGATAGACGATTCCACCGGCGAGCCGACGCAGGTACTGGAAGCCTCCGCCAGCAACGAGGCCGGCGAAACCCTGCTGCGTTTCCGGGTGGGCGGCGGCACCGTCACCGTGCTTACCGAGCTGGGACTGTGGGACAACCAGCACCTGCACCATTTTGACCACGCCCGGCTGCTGGCCGACCTGACTGCCCGGGGACCGGTATGGTTCGTACGTGGAATCGATATCCCGCCGCTGCCAATATGGCTGTGGGAGCGATTCTGGCCCCTCATTCTGGCGCTGGTGCTGGCGCTGGCATTCTGGTTGTGGCGGCGGCTGCCACGCCGCGGGCCCTTGTGGCGCGATCCGGCCCGCCAGCACACCGATTATCTCGGTCATTTGCGGGCCATTGGCCATTTCCATTGGCGCACCGGCCAGAGCGACCGACTGCTGGCGTCCCTGCGCCAGCAGATCCAGCGCCGCATCGCCCTGCAACACGCGGACCCGGTCAAGGCCCTGGCGTTGACCGCCAAGCGTCTGGACATCCCCGAACACACGCTTTCCCAAGCCCTGGAGCAAACCCCCGCCGACCGCGCTCAATGCGTGGCCATGGTGGCGCTGTTGCAACAGGTCAGGCAGAGGATCAGGAGTCAACCATGA
- a CDS encoding AAA family ATPase, translating to MKTAETLEQATALAADIEAQLNRVLIGQPGVTRQVLIALITGGHVLIEGVPGLGKTLLARSLARVLKLDFQRIQFTPDLMPTDVTGHAIYDAGNATFHIRKGPAFTNLLLADEINRAPAKTQAALLEVMQERQITIEGESFSLAPPFVVLATQNPLDQEGTYPLPEAELDRFLFKILIDYPEQEDEARMLRMVLDGTLADSLDDAGLSAVTDSAGVLSLSRWAEQVLLDDAILDYLLRLARATRDHPALVQGASPRASIALARAAKSYALLDGRDFVIPDDIKAVAPPVLRHRLRLGVDAELEGQTVETVLTHLLEQVEAPRQ from the coding sequence ATGAAAACCGCTGAAACCCTGGAACAGGCCACCGCCCTGGCCGCCGACATCGAGGCGCAACTGAACCGGGTGCTGATCGGGCAACCCGGAGTCACCCGCCAGGTGCTGATCGCCCTGATCACTGGCGGACACGTGCTGATCGAAGGCGTGCCGGGACTGGGCAAAACGCTGCTGGCGCGGAGCCTGGCACGGGTGCTGAAACTCGACTTTCAGCGCATCCAGTTCACCCCGGATCTGATGCCCACCGACGTCACCGGCCATGCCATCTACGACGCCGGCAACGCCACCTTCCATATCCGCAAGGGGCCGGCCTTCACCAATCTGCTGCTGGCGGACGAGATCAACCGGGCGCCGGCCAAGACCCAGGCGGCCTTGCTGGAAGTGATGCAGGAGCGGCAGATCACCATCGAGGGCGAAAGCTTCAGTCTGGCGCCGCCGTTCGTGGTCCTGGCCACCCAGAACCCGCTGGACCAGGAAGGAACCTACCCGTTGCCGGAGGCGGAGCTGGACCGTTTTCTGTTCAAGATCCTGATCGACTACCCGGAACAGGAAGACGAGGCGCGGATGCTGCGCATGGTGCTGGACGGCACCCTGGCGGACAGTCTCGACGACGCCGGGCTCAGTGCCGTCACCGACAGCGCCGGCGTGCTCTCCTTGAGCCGCTGGGCGGAACAGGTGCTGCTGGACGACGCCATCCTCGATTACCTGCTGCGTCTGGCCCGCGCCACCCGCGATCACCCGGCCCTGGTTCAGGGAGCCAGTCCGCGTGCCAGTATTGCCCTGGCCCGGGCGGCGAAAAGCTACGCCCTGCTCGATGGCCGTGACTTCGTCATTCCCGATGACATCAAGGCGGTGGCGCCGCCGGTGCTGCGCCATCGCCTGCGCCTGGGCGTGGACGCGGAACTGGAAGGCCAGACCGTGGAGACGGTGCTGACCCACCTGCTCGAGCAAGTGGAGGCCCCGCGTCAATGA